A single region of the Coregonus clupeaformis isolate EN_2021a chromosome 40, ASM2061545v1, whole genome shotgun sequence genome encodes:
- the LOC121555103 gene encoding gamma-crystallin M3-like — MMGKIIFYEDKNFQGRSYETSQDCPDMSSYLSRCHSCRVESGCFMVYDRPNFMGNQYFMKRGEYSDYQRMMGMNDCIRSCRMIPMHRGNFRMRIYEKENFGGQMHEMMDDCDSIQERYRMSDCQSCNVMDGHWLMYEQPHFRGKQMYMRPGEYRNFRDMGMSGMRFMSMRRIMDNMSM; from the exons ATGATGGGCAAG ATCATCTTCTACGAGGACAAGAACTTCCAGGGTCGTTCCTATGAGACCAGCCAGGACTGCCCTGACATGTCCTCCTACCTGAGCAGGTGCCACTCCTGCAGGGTTGAGAGTGGATGCTTCATGGTGTACGATCGCCCTAACTTTATGGGAAACCAGTACTTCATGAAGAGGGGAGAGTACTCCGACTACCAGCGCATGATGGGAATGAACGACTGCATCAGGTCCTGCCGCATGATCCCCATG CACCGTGGAAACTTCAGGATGAGGATCTACGAGAAGGAGAACTTTGGAGGTCAGATGCACGAGATGATGGACGACTGTGACTCCATCCAGGAGCGTTACCGTATGTCCGACTGCCAGTCCTGCAATGTGATGGACGGCCACTGGCTGATGTATGAGCAGCCCCACTTCAGAGGCAAGCAGATGTACATGAGGCCTGGAGAGTACAGGAACTTCAGGGATATGGGTATGAGTGGAATGAGGTTCATGAGCATGAGGCGTATCATGGACAACATGTCTATGTAA
- the LOC121555034 gene encoding gamma-crystallin M3-like yields MSNTSMNMGRATFYEDRNFQGRSYECSSDCPDISSYMSRCQSCRVQSGCFMMYERPNYMGNQYFMKRGEYSDYQSMMGMTDGFRSCRMIPMHRGNFRMRIYERENFGGQMHEMMDDCDSIQERYRMSDCQSCNVMEGHWLMYEQPHFRGRQMYMRPGEYRNFREMGMGMGGMGSMSGMRCMSMRRIMDNMSM; encoded by the exons ATGTCCAACACCAGCATGAACATGGGCAGG GCCACCTTCTACGAGGACAGAAACTTCCAGGGCCGCTCTTATGAGTGCAGCTCCGACTGCCCCGACATTTCCTCCTACATGAGCAGGTGCCAATCCTGCAGGGTTCAGAGTGGATGCTTCATGATGTATGAGCGCCCTAACTACATGGGAAACCAGTACTTCATGAAGAGGGGAGAGTACTCTGACTACCAGAGTATGATGGGAATGACCGATGGTTTCAGGTCCTGCCGCATGATCCCCATG CACCGTGGAAACTTCAGGATGAGGATCTACGAGAGGGAGAACTTCGGAGGTCAGATGCACGAGATGATGGACGACTGTGACTCCATCCAGGAGCGTTACCGTATGTCCGACTGCCAGTCCTGCAACGTGATGGAAGGCCACTGGCTGATGTACGAGCAGCCCCACTTCAGAGGCAGGCAGATGTACATGAGGCCTGGAGAGTACAGGAACTTCAGAGAGATGGGCATGGGAATGGGAGGCATGGGCAGCATGAGCGGCATGAGGTGCATGAGCATGAGGCGTATCATGGACAACATGTCTATGTAA